From Rudanella lutea DSM 19387, a single genomic window includes:
- the hemG gene encoding protoporphyrinogen oxidase, with translation MHVGIIGAGISGLTLAYELQKRGIPYRLFEASDRVGGYIQSEREGAYLREIGPNSLLGGTELLNWLDELGLTGQIEMAKPVSKARFIFRNGQYRELPSGPPALLLGSYFSWKTKWAIFNERNNKTTSPPGETLGQFFRRRFSGEIVDYALAPFVAGIYAGDPERLLVSETFPVLLQYEREYGSVLRGFIKNRSGERRQSFSFRDGMQTLPLTLAANLNGLSLNDAVSHLQPLPEGRWQVTAASGTYSFDKLVLSTPTGPAAHLLETIQPALSAALRQIEYPPMTAVHSAYKRADVGYPLDGFGGLNPAKENRFCAGHIWSSSIFGYRCPDDEVLLTTFVGGKQAPDNARKPESEIFEQVHRELSESLNIRAQAPVWRRLVRWEHAIPQYDANLAATKPLIATLETDNLYVSANWYGGISLPDCIRKSQTLAQQFGVPVSGD, from the coding sequence ATGCATGTAGGCATTATCGGAGCGGGCATTTCGGGCCTGACGTTAGCATACGAACTCCAAAAACGCGGTATTCCGTATCGGCTTTTCGAAGCTTCAGACCGTGTTGGCGGGTATATCCAATCGGAGCGCGAGGGTGCCTACCTGCGCGAAATTGGCCCCAACTCGCTGCTGGGCGGTACCGAACTACTCAACTGGCTCGACGAGCTGGGCCTGACCGGGCAGATCGAGATGGCCAAACCCGTGAGCAAAGCCCGGTTTATTTTCCGCAACGGCCAGTACCGCGAACTACCCTCGGGTCCGCCCGCGCTTCTGCTGGGTTCGTATTTCAGCTGGAAAACGAAATGGGCCATTTTCAACGAGCGGAACAACAAAACAACCTCCCCGCCGGGCGAAACGCTGGGGCAGTTTTTCCGCCGTCGGTTTTCAGGCGAAATTGTCGATTATGCGCTGGCGCCGTTTGTAGCGGGCATCTACGCCGGAGACCCGGAGCGGCTCCTCGTGTCCGAAACGTTTCCGGTACTGCTTCAGTACGAACGTGAGTACGGCTCGGTGCTTCGGGGATTTATTAAAAACCGCTCGGGCGAACGGCGGCAGTCGTTCAGTTTTCGTGATGGGATGCAAACCCTCCCGCTCACCCTGGCAGCCAACCTGAACGGGTTATCGCTCAACGATGCCGTGAGCCACTTGCAGCCACTCCCTGAGGGGCGCTGGCAGGTAACGGCGGCTTCGGGCACGTACTCATTCGATAAGCTGGTACTGTCGACACCTACTGGCCCGGCGGCACACCTGCTGGAGACCATTCAACCCGCTCTTTCGGCGGCTCTGCGCCAAATTGAATACCCGCCCATGACGGCCGTCCACTCAGCCTACAAACGCGCCGATGTGGGTTACCCGCTCGATGGCTTCGGGGGGCTCAACCCCGCCAAAGAAAACCGGTTCTGCGCGGGGCATATCTGGAGTAGCTCCATTTTTGGGTACCGCTGCCCCGACGACGAGGTGTTGCTAACTACGTTTGTGGGCGGCAAGCAAGCCCCCGACAACGCCCGTAAGCCTGAGTCTGAGATTTTCGAGCAGGTGCACCGCGAACTGTCCGAAAGCCTGAACATCCGGGCACAGGCACCGGTATGGCGCAGGCTCGTGCGCTGGGAACACGCCATTCCGCAGTACGACGCCAACCTGGCGGCTACCAAGCCCCTCATTGCCACCCTCGAAACAGACAACCTGTACGTGAGTGCTAACTGGTACGGCGGCATCTCGTTGCCCGACTGTATTCGGAAGAGCCAGACGCTGGCCCAGCAGTTTGGCGTGCCGGTTTCGGGCGACTGA
- a CDS encoding DUF58 domain-containing protein, which translates to MDEFLTRLRHIEIRIRKAVNSQMRGSFRSVFKGSGLEFADLRTYQYGDDVRAIDWNVSSKGHGTFVKVFREEKDQTVFFVVDVSASQRVGSQERTKLDVTKEVCGVLAMSAIREASHVGLYCFSDQKELYIKPANSMKSGYQLIMSLFKLQPQSIRTRLSDALLFTLNVLKRRSVVILLSDFIDTQYEQSLKALARKHDLVVIHFYDQREVNLPPLGIIPVYDAETGRTNWVNTSSRAFRAGLQNTFNDNRARLERLCKQYKANYLALDTHDDYVPKLVDLFRVR; encoded by the coding sequence ATGGATGAATTTCTTACCCGGCTCCGACACATCGAAATCCGTATTCGTAAGGCGGTGAACAGCCAGATGCGGGGTAGCTTTCGGTCGGTATTCAAAGGGTCGGGGCTTGAGTTTGCCGATCTGCGAACCTACCAGTACGGCGACGATGTGCGGGCTATCGACTGGAACGTGTCGTCGAAAGGGCATGGTACGTTTGTAAAGGTCTTCCGGGAAGAGAAAGATCAGACGGTTTTCTTCGTGGTCGATGTGAGTGCCTCGCAACGGGTAGGCTCGCAGGAGCGCACCAAACTCGACGTGACCAAAGAGGTATGTGGCGTGTTGGCGATGTCGGCTATTCGGGAAGCCAGCCACGTGGGCTTGTACTGTTTTTCGGACCAGAAAGAGCTATATATCAAGCCCGCCAACAGCATGAAAAGCGGTTATCAGCTCATTATGAGTCTGTTTAAACTCCAGCCGCAGTCGATCCGAACGCGCCTGTCCGACGCCCTGCTGTTTACGCTCAATGTGCTCAAACGGCGGAGTGTGGTAATTCTGCTGTCCGACTTTATCGATACCCAGTACGAGCAGAGCCTTAAAGCCCTCGCCCGTAAGCACGATTTGGTCGTGATTCATTTTTACGATCAACGCGAAGTCAACTTGCCGCCTTTGGGCATTATTCCGGTGTACGATGCCGAAACGGGCCGTACCAATTGGGTCAACACCTCGTCGCGGGCGTTTCGGGCGGGGCTTCAGAATACCTTCAACGACAACCGCGCCCGGCTCGAGCGTCTGTGCAAGCAATACAAAGCAAATTACCTCGCCCTCGACACCCACGACGATTACGTACCCAAACTGGTCGATTTATTCAGGGTACGCTGA
- a CDS encoding DUF4296 domain-containing protein, with translation MALLLLVSGCSDNDGVEKPDNLVEADKMARILTQVHLAEAQVGRYALRSTDSSTLIFKRLQTGILKKYGVDTSAYRKSYIYYSAHPDKLEAIYANVTKELQKMSNVSSTSTTAPSTATATRATVGSGTLQRPQ, from the coding sequence ATGGCCCTTTTGCTGTTGGTCAGTGGCTGTTCGGACAACGACGGCGTTGAGAAACCCGACAACTTAGTCGAAGCCGACAAAATGGCCCGGATTCTGACGCAGGTTCATCTGGCCGAAGCCCAGGTGGGTCGGTACGCCCTCCGGTCGACCGATTCGTCGACCCTTATTTTCAAGCGACTTCAAACGGGTATCTTGAAGAAATATGGGGTCGATACGTCGGCGTACCGCAAGAGTTATATCTATTACTCAGCGCACCCCGACAAGCTGGAGGCTATCTACGCCAATGTCACGAAGGAACTGCAAAAAATGAGCAATGTCTCTTCCACATCGACTACCGCGCCCAGCACCGCTACAGCCACCCGCGCCACTGTAGGTTCGGGTACTCTTCAGCGACCCCAGTAA